cattttctctttgttttgtttttataattaagacCAAGCCAAACAAACTTCCTAGTCTTATGTTGTTTCTAGGGACCAATACACGCAAGTGAACCACAACAGACAACAGGGTACTTGTGATAGAATTTTCAACTTCTTATTCCTTCAATTTCTATTCTAGAACCTCAAAGTAATTAGATATAGCCACAGATGTGCATCTAACAgtcattcacaaaaaaaaaatggattaaaatgaatccctgagattttttttttactttctttaccAATCTTGCAAGATACAAGATAAGAAAACTCACTGCAAATCGAGTAATTCGAGTAATATTCATAACAAAGGGTGGAACTTCACGAGGAACAGATGATGGTGCTTTAGCCCCCTTGCATTCTCCAAGTTTTGCTATCTTAGTTTCACttgatttaggtccactttttCCAAACAAACCTATTAACACAAACAACTTACATTAACAAAGAAACGAAATCATgtctacaaaaaataatttatcaaaaactaACCCTGCGATCGAGTTATGCGAGGCTCAATGTTTGAATCTTTCTGCTTGCAACCACTACTAGGCCTACTACCAATAAAATCTTCTTCTGTTTCTTGCTCCTCCTTCACATGAATGCTAGGATTATTCTCTAAACCTCTACCTTCTTTCTTCAATCTATTATTCTTCAATCCATTATTACCATACAATTCAACTTCGAATTCAGAACTCCCgtcaaacttaaaaattaagaaatctcCATCAACTAAAGAATGATAACAAGCAAACTCTTTCCACCCATCTTTAATAACCCAGTCCTCTTCTCTTTTCACCAACCCTACTTGCCAGATCTTTGCATTCCCATCTTTAAGTGTAGCATTCTTCGGTAAAGCTTCATTCTTTCCATTAAATTGTATACCAAACGCAGGTGGTAAACTCTgcaaatattgagaaaaattcaattttgatcaatACACAAAAAACCCAGTTGAGAAGCATAGAGAAAGAGGGAAAGTACCAGTTGGCGGGAACTGAAATCTGAAAGGTAGACTTTGAAGAATTCGTTGGAGAAAGAAACGTTTCTTTTAGGTTTCACcattgtttccttcttcttcttcttttttacctagttgaaaaaaaaataaaaataaataaaccctcGGCAGTAATTCATATCTACAGCATCACCATCCTCGCTAGAGTTTCTTCTAAAACTAAGGAGAAaagtatatatttaatttatttgttgtctATGTAATCAATACagttgattgtatttttttttaatctctaaaTTGCCCTTTTAAATTACTCTTTCCATTCTGTTTGTAGAtggtgaaattataaaatatgacTAGAAAGGAAGGATATTGtagtgaaaaaacaattaattaaactaatccaagggctaagctatttttatttattattctggtgaaaatttattaaacagtaaaaaaaataatggtaattGTGATACCAATACAATTTAGATAATCCTGTTGAATGCCAATGAAGCTTACTGCAATTTCATCGTTCTTCcatgagaaaataatatttcatatctGGATTTATCAAGCTACATGGAGAATACACTTTCATgctgaatttattatttaaataaataataataattttaattgatatacataatttttttaaaataattacttaATATGACTAAATTTATCCATTTTAATTTACATAAAAGATACAATAAAAATGTGTTTAAAAGTGCTTCTgcttcttaatatttttagtttaaaaaaaatattaaattaatatatttttaattcagtCTGAATCATTTTGAActtttttgatatgttgatataaagaatttaaaacataatctaaaaaaaatgaaaatctatttttaaaaaaccatgatcTCATAATCATAAACCTAAAAACACACTAAGTATTGGATCTATACATGCGCTATAAGAGAAAGTTAAaggtcaaaattttatttttattatatttgaaaaaaaatatcaaaaaattagttaataagtatcataaccagtttatggttatttattataatttctttaaaattcaaaaatatcacaaaaactaatttgtttAGTTAATATTTGTGGTATGAATTTTACAATGTAatgtatattttcatattaaattaaataaattaacaaaaataaaatgttaaaaattaattgtagaCTTTAACatttaagatataaaattacattgtaaAGTATATCATCatgtattaaagatacaaaatagaaataaattagcCATTAAAATGTGGACTTTCGAATAATCAGGTTTTAGCCTAAATtagaaatgtttttcaatttcaccctctataaatttataatattttaaatttaatcattatttttttaattgctatcattttgtttaagatattttttttttcaaatttcatcctccttggttgtctttttatcaaaatttatcattattttttttgttgctacttttttattttgcaagtctttttattaatatttttttccatattttcatcattcaaaattaaattggtttaaaattaaatttttgtattgaaCCTAAGTCTAAGTTTTCACAAGTTGCAAGTTTTAGAGATTATATTATGTCTAAAAAGTTTACTCgagtttgcttggttttttttcttttttaaaaccgatgttttcttaattttttgttttgcttttattattttttgtgtttgctttCTATTGGGTTAGCTCCGGATTTATAACCAAGATCACtgattttttaaggtttatgcaaggttttttttttttttttttaaaaaaattgatttatttcaattttttatttcaattttttttttttttttttctataagattatctcaATCTTTTACCCATGGTCAAGAAATTTTTAAGTTCACCTGATttaatatgaattgtttttcaaaaaaaaaaaagtttcaccttattttttgttgttttgttttgttttgttattttttatggtttgccTCATATTAGGCTAgctccttatattttttttttcaattttacctctatcatttttttaatctataaatagtCTATtgaattacaaatatttttcaatttcatctttttatgaatttataatattttaaatttgatctttatttttttaattgctattattttatttagaatcattttattttatttttcaaatttcatcatcctgtagttttttcctattaaaatttattcttcgttcttttttgttgctattttctttcttttgcaaggctttttattaatatcttttttataatttcatcattcaaaattaaattaattaaaaattaaaaatcttaaatgaaCTTGGATCTAAGATTTCACAAATTGTGGGTTTCAGATATTAACCATGTTTAAAAGATTCGCTCgagtttatttgaatttttttttttattgctaattttttttttagttttgatttattgattttttgtgtttaccTTCTATTGGGTTAACTTCGGGTTCAATCaggaattattgattttaagGGTTTATGCGGATtcacttttttttgttgttttaaaattgatttatttcaatttcattcttcaaactctttcccttatttttttctttctatgagataattttaatgttatatCCATGATCATGATGTTTTTTAGTTCACTCGATacaatatcaatttatttttaaattgcttttttaaaaacaaaatcaccttataaaattgagttatttgataaaaagaatggatttttttttatatttttttattagtttattttttttaatgctttttttttttacattctttaaattattaattgaattagTAATTcgagatttgattttttttttttttaatagtgtttttaatattgaaattattttttaccttgCTCGCGACCGAACGATAGCAACAAATCTAGTATTTTATAAATGACCTAAGAGTATGGGCCAGgtctatattttgttttcctatgcagaAGTTCCAGTCCATTAAAAGTGGCTAGCTAGGGTTTTATTAGCTCCAAAGATCTCTCCAAAACATTTTGTACACTCTCTAGCCGTTACCTTCTCTTCTCCAAGTTCCTCCATTTTTGTTCTTTGGTGGGTTTTCTTTCGATTCAACAGCTTGGATTTGAGTTCAAGCATgggttctttcttcttctttttttagctttaatgtcttttttttcctgttgaatTTGCAGGACAACACTCTGAAGAGGGTTGCTTTAAGTCAATCATGAGGTATGCCTCAAAATCtttagttgttttcttttcatgtcattttgaaggtttcttgattttttcatgttttggaaGTAATTTCAttatcactgttttgttttcattgattGCAAGGAAATATGATGTGGGGTTATGGGTTCTTGGGTTTTAAAGAATTTTAGTATAATTTGAAAGGTTCTTTTGTTCatctatatattaaaatggGAAATTTGTTGGTTAGTTTTATATAATTGCtttgaatttatataataaactgaagttttgataattttctgccTGAACTTGGTCCCGATTGCTTTTACTTGACTGATTTCTCGGTTATGAAGCGTaaactagattaaaaaaaattcacctgAAAAATCATTGGTTGAGCCAGGGAGTGATTGGTGTTACATTTCATCATATGAATGCTGTATATTTTGCTGCTGCAGTAAGCTTGCAGGGGATACAATTCGCGAAGCTGTCACAACTATAAAAAATGGTGTGAATGAGAAGCCCCGCAAGTTCGTCCAGACCATCGAACTACAGATTGGATTGAAAAACTATGACCCCCAGAAGGACAAGAGGTTCAGCGGCTCTGTTAAGTTGCCGCACATACCGCGTCCCAAAATGAAGGTCTGCATGCTTGGAGATGCTCAGCATGTGGAGGAGGTAATTGTTCATTCCATTCATAATTATACATAG
This Populus alba chromosome 7, ASM523922v2, whole genome shotgun sequence DNA region includes the following protein-coding sequences:
- the LOC118063213 gene encoding putative B3 domain-containing protein At5g66980; translated protein: MVKPKRNVSFSNEFFKVYLSDFSSRQLSLPPAFGIQFNGKNEALPKNATLKDGNAKIWQVGLVKREEDWVIKDGWKEFACYHSLVDGDFLIFKFDGSSEFEVELYGNNGLKNNRLKKEGRGLENNPSIHVKEEQETEEDFIGSRPSSGCKQKDSNIEPRITRSQGLFGKSGPKSSETKIAKLGECKGAKAPSSVPREVPPFVMNITRITRFARIPKKFLRENNIEVPKEIELRDESGKLWPVQISFWDSGYTVLTSGFSEFCRMNKLLPRDQCVFTFICSKGNLCKVIQVQFVRRGPRT